The DNA window CCAGTGCGTCGACCACCCGCAACGTGCCGGCCGCGGGCTTGACATCGACCTCGGCAAAGAATGCGGCAAAGCACCCGAAGATGTCTTGGTGGAGTGCCGGATCGACCTCTTTCGATAGGGTGAATTCGATACGGATCACGTCGTTCAGGCCGTAGCCATTGCGTTCGACATAATCCTTCAATTCGGCAAGGATCGCCTCCGTCTGAGCCACCGGGTCGCCCGGATTGCGGATGGCCATATCGGGACCGTGGTCACCGAGTCCGGCGATCAGGAACAGCTCGCTAAAATCGGATATCTTGAGGCCCCAATTGAACATGATCCTCAAGTCCGGGGCATTTTCGTTGTGGATGGCGGTTTTCTTGGCCATCGCCGGATCTCCCATCGATTGATATTCGATCACCAGTATAGAACGGTTCGCTGTGAGGCCCAGCGGCAAGCAATCCTTGGCCGCGCCATGCGATGTTGACATAGGTCAACGTCAGGCTTCGTTCGAGCGCTCTAGGAATCTCCAATGCCGAAATCGATCGCCATTATTCAGGGCCATCCCGATCCGAGTGGGACACATTTCTGCCACGCGCTTGCCGAAGCCTACGCCGACGGCGCCAGTTCAGCCGGGCACGACGTCGAGCGTATCGACGTGGCCGGACTGGAGTTCCCACTTCTCAGAACCCGTGAAAGTTTCGAAAATGACCCACCACCCGCATCGATCTTGGAATGCCAGCGGGTAGTCGAACGGGCCGGTCATCTCGTCATCATTTACCCCCTCTGGCTCGGGACGATGCCGGCGCTGCTGAAGGCCTTTCTGGAGCAACTCATGCGCCCCGGTTTCGCATTCCAACCCGCCACATCGGGACCGAACTGGAAAAAGCTGCTCGGCGGCAAATCGGCGCGCATCGTCGTCACCATGGACATGCCGGCCATTTTCTACCGCTGGTATTTCGGTGCCCACAGTCTAAAGAGCCTGGAGCGCAATATCTTACGTTTCTGCGGTATTCGCCCCATTCGGGAGAGCTTGATCGGCGGCGTCGCGGCGCTCGACCCTGCAAAAGCCGGGCGATGGTTGTCGAAATTTCGGGATTTCGGGCGGCGTGGCGATTAACGGGCGGTGGTCTAGGAACGCCAACCGAATAGGTGCGATCCAAGCAACAACAGGCCGATCGCAGCCATACCCATGAGCAACGGCGGCAAGACCGACGGCATCTGTTGCAACGCTTCGGCGCGGCGGCGGAATTCGGGATCGTCGAGCCGGCCCTCGCGCATGAGGCGGATCAGGGTCGGCATTCCCATGAACCGGTCGGAAGCCGGCAGGTTGGCCCACAGCCGTGCATGATTGGTTCGCACCCAGTCGATAATTTCGCGACGCGCATTCGATTCGGCGATCGACCGCCGCCAAGCCCATACGCAGCAAACGAGCGCAACGAATGAAAGGACGATGATTGGTGGGCTGGCGTCAAGCATGGGGTCGATGCGGAGATGGCAGTCTCTATTCCACGGTCACGCTTTTCGCCAGATTGCGTGGTTGGTCGACGTCGGTGCCGCGGAGGACGGCGACATGATAGGCCAGCAATTGAACCGGAATCGTGTACAGCACCGGGGCAACGAAGGGATCGACCGCGGGCAATTCGATCGTTGCGGCCGGTCCATCACCGATCCGGTCTATCCCTTGGCGGTCTGACAAGAGGACGACCCGCCCGCCGCGCGCGATCACTTCCTGAACATTCGATGCGGTTTTTTCGAACAGGGCGTCGCTCGGCGCGATGACAATGACCGGTACCGTCTCATCGATAAGCGCGATCGGTCCATGCTTCATTTCGCCGGCGGCGAAGCCCTCGGCATGGATATAGGAGATCTCCTTGAGCTTGAGCGCGCCTTCGAGTGCGATCGGATAGGAGGTCCCTCGGCCAAGGTAAAGAATATCCAAGGCCTCGACGACATCCTGGGCCAATTCTGCGATCGTCTCGTCGTGGTTTAATATCTCGACCAGCCGCGATGGAATCTCGGTGAGGGCACCCGACAGGCGGCCCGCTTCCAATGTATCGATCGCTTCACGGGCCCGCGCCAGCGCAATCGTGAAGCAAGCCAGGGTGGCCAACTGGGTGGTAAACGCTTTCGTCGAGGCGACGCCGATCTCCGGTCCGGCATGGGTGGCCAATACCGACCCCGCCTCACGGGCCATGCTGCTCTCCGGCATATTGACAATGGCAAGGGTGGCTATGTCACGCGCGTGAGCATGGCGCAGTGCGGCCAGCGTGTCGGCCGTTTCGCCGGACTGGGAAATAAACAGGCACAGACTGTTTTCCGGCAGGATCGCCTCCCGATAGCGAAATTCCGAAGCGATGTCGATTTCGACAGGAACGCGGGCGATCATTTCGATCCAGTATTTGGCCACCATCGCGCTATGGTACGACGTGCCGCAGGCAACGATCATGACGCGCGAAACGTCCGCGAGATTATGGGACAGCGCCGGCAAGGTGACGGCTCTCGACACCGGATTGATAAAACTCGAAAGGGTATCGCCGACCGCGGCCGGCTGTTCGTGAATCTCTTTCTGCATGAAGTGACGGAAGTTGCCCTTGCCGATCAAAGCACCGGACAACGCAGTACGGTTGATCGGGCGTTCGATCTCGTCGCCGCGGGCATCGATGATCCGCGCTCCGTTTGACGACACCACAGCCCAATCGCCCTCTTCGAGGTAGGAAATGCGCTGCGTCAAAGGGGCCAAGGCCAGGGCGTCGGAACCGACATACATCTCCCCGTCCCCGTAGCCGATGGCCAGCGGACAGCCGCGGCGGGCGCAGAACATGACGTCATGGCGGCCGGCAAATATGACCGCGAGAGCGAAGGCGCCTTCCAGCTCTTCGAGCGTCGCGCTGACCGAGTCCTCGGGCGTCGCGCCAGATTCCAGGCTCTCGGTGATGAGGTGGGCGACGACCTCGGAATCTGTTTCCGTTTCGAAGACCCTGCCCGCGGCTTCCATTCGACGGCGCAAGGTCTGAAAATTCTCGATAATCCCGTTGTGGACGACCGCGACCTTGTCGGTGGCATGGGGGTGTGCATTTTCCGTATTCGGCGCGCCATGGGTCGCCCACCGCGTGTGGCCCAAACCGATCGTCCCGGCCACCGGCTCGCGCTCGATCAGTCCGGCTAGATTCGCGAGCTTGCCTTCCGCGCGTCGACGTTCGATGGAGCCGTTGACCAGGGTCGCGATCCCCGCCGAATCGTAACCGCGATATTCGAGTCGGCGCAATCCATCGACCAGGAGAGGTGCGACAGGTCCGTTTCCAAGAATGCCGATAATTCCACACATGGCCTATTTCTCTTTTTCCGGTCGCTCCGCGCCGGCGCGGGCGGCGTTGCGTTCACGCAATTTCGGCGCGCCGCCGGCGACCTGACGAATCGGCGCCCGCGTCGCCGCCACCGCCTCTGCCTCGACATCCTCCGAGATCACGCTACCCGCGCCGATTACCGCGCCGGCGCCGATACGGACCGGCGCCACCAATGCCGTATTCGAGCCGATGAAGGCGCCTGCCCCAATCTCGGTTCGATGCTTGCCGACACCATCGTAGTTGCAGGTTATCGTGCCGGCGCCGATATTGGCACCATTCCCGACAGCGCTGTCACCGACATAGGATAGATGGTTGGCCTTCGCATCGGCGCCAAATTGAGCGTTCTTGATTTCGACGAAGTTGCCGATGCGGACCCCGTTCCCAAGCTCGCTGCCGGGGCGTATGCGCGCGAACGGACCGATCGACGCATCGTCCCCGATTGCCGCGCCTTCAATATGGCAGAAGGCGCGCACGGTGACGCGATCACCGATGACGACGCCCGGTCCGATGAAGACATGGGGCTCGATCACGACATCGCGTCCGAGTCGCGTATCGTAGCTCAAATAGCACGTCGTCGGATCGACCATGGTCACGCCGGCCGCCAGCGCCTGTGCGCGGGCGCGGGTCTGGAAGACCGCTTCGGCGACGGCGAGGTCGGCACGCGCATTGATACCCATGAGTTCATTGGCATCGCTGCTTTCAATGTAAACACATCCATGCCCCGCGGCCCGGGCCACCTTGACGATGTCGGTGAGGTAGAATTCACCCTTCGCGTTATCGTCGCCGATCGCCGCGAGCAGAGTGGCGAGGTGGCGGCCATCGACCACCATCAAGCCCGAATTGCACAACGCGATCTTGCGTTCCTCGGCGCTGGCGTCGCGGGTTTCGACGATCGCCTGCAACGCGCCGTCTTCGCCCGTAATCAGGCGGCCGTAATCGGTCGCATCGGCCGGCCGGAAACCGAGCACCGCAACCGCCGCTCCGTCACTGCCCCGCTTTGCCGCCAACAAGGCGGCGTAGGTTTCGGGACTCACCAAGGGCGTGTCACCGTAGGCAACCAGGACGTCACCGTCGAAACTCTCGAGACACGGCAAAGCCGACCTGACCGCGTCGGCGGTGCCCCGCCTCTCGCTTTGAACGGCAACTTCGGCAGGGGCGAAATCGATCGGTCGATCGGCCATTTCAGAACCGACGACGACAATGACCTTGCCGGCTCCGAGTTCGCCAAGGGCGGCCAGAACGTGACCGATCATCGGCATCCCGCCGACCTTATGCAGCACCTTGGGCAGATCGGATTTCATGCGCGTGCCCAAGCCCGCCGCCAGGACGACTATCGCTAACCGCTGATCAACCATTTCCGATGACCGTGTATGCCACTGATTCCACGCCGTGATCGAGCGCGAGGTTGCCACATCGCCGTCTTTGACGCCAGGAATAGAAGACCGCCGAGGGCACGACAATGGGCCGTCGGCCAAGGATTTCTTGTCGGCCACATATTCCTGTGCAACCCTGCCGACGGTGCCAACACCGGCGCCCTGCGACGACCACATCCTGGCGGCAGATCCGAGCCCAAACGACAATGCTGCAACGACCCATGCTCGCCGCGTCCTGGCACCGGTTCAGAGACGATCCAGCCCAATCGTTGAGCGTATTTGCACTGTTTCTGTTCGGCTTCGTCATTCCCATCGACCCGACCCTTGTCGCGGTGGTCACCGTTGTCATCGTAGTGCTATGGCTGGTGCGGGGCCGTTTTCGACGCCTGCCGGCGCAATGGAACCAAAGCGTCGTCGTGCGCGCATCGCTGATTCTTTTTGCGCTGCTCGCGCTTGGACTGCTTTATACGTCGGCCGATCTTTCCGACGGCTTAACGGCATTCAAGAAATACCGGGAGTTGCTTCTGGTCCCAATTCTCATGGCCCTGACCGACAACGAGCGCGAGCGCCGGATCGCGATTTGGGGGTTTGTCGCTTCGATGCTCTTGACCTTGTGCATCTCATTCGGGGAAGCATTGGGCTGGTACAATGTCGGCCGACCGTCGGAACCGACCGCATTTTTTAACCGCATCATCTATGGCATTTTTCTCGTCTACACGATGTTTTGGGCGGCTCATCGGGCGCTCGATGGTGCTGGAATGCAGCGGTTGCTTTGGCTGCTTGTCGTTGTGGTTGGAACCTACATGGTGCTCTATGCGACCGGATCCCGCACCGCCTATGTTCTCTACTTTGCAATGGCATTGTTGTTTGCCTGGCAAAAATTCGCTTGGCGCGGAGCGATCGTCGGCAGTCTAGTGCTGGCCGTGCTGTTACTGATCGTGTTGAACACCTCGCCAATATTCTCGCACCGTATC is part of the Alphaproteobacteria bacterium genome and encodes:
- a CDS encoding O-antigen ligase family protein — encoded protein: MLQRPMLAASWHRFRDDPAQSLSVFALFLFGFVIPIDPTLVAVVTVVIVVLWLVRGRFRRLPAQWNQSVVVRASLILFALLALGLLYTSADLSDGLTAFKKYRELLLVPILMALTDNERERRIAIWGFVASMLLTLCISFGEALGWYNVGRPSEPTAFFNRIIYGIFLVYTMFWAAHRALDGAGMQRLLWLLVVVVGTYMVLYATGSRTAYVLYFAMALLFAWQKFAWRGAIVGSLVLAVLLLIVLNTSPIFSHRIDRAIVSTMEHKWGTGGSPTGNRLDQWRRSVLAIGDAPLFGHGTGGYGAAVSPYSKWQVRNSQPHNEYLLITVQLGAVGLIVFLWLLVAQWRTAGRLPPPDRYLGQGILACFAIACAFNSSLLNSPEGHFWAFFAAMLFAPPEHGRAVEGGAVGVE
- a CDS encoding NAD(P)H-dependent oxidoreductase; this encodes MPKSIAIIQGHPDPSGTHFCHALAEAYADGASSAGHDVERIDVAGLEFPLLRTRESFENDPPPASILECQRVVERAGHLVIIYPLWLGTMPALLKAFLEQLMRPGFAFQPATSGPNWKKLLGGKSARIVVTMDMPAIFYRWYFGAHSLKSLERNILRFCGIRPIRESLIGGVAALDPAKAGRWLSKFRDFGRRGD
- the glmU gene encoding bifunctional UDP-N-acetylglucosamine diphosphorylase/glucosamine-1-phosphate N-acetyltransferase GlmU, with the protein product MVDQRLAIVVLAAGLGTRMKSDLPKVLHKVGGMPMIGHVLAALGELGAGKVIVVVGSEMADRPIDFAPAEVAVQSERRGTADAVRSALPCLESFDGDVLVAYGDTPLVSPETYAALLAAKRGSDGAAVAVLGFRPADATDYGRLITGEDGALQAIVETRDASAEERKIALCNSGLMVVDGRHLATLLAAIGDDNAKGEFYLTDIVKVARAAGHGCVYIESSDANELMGINARADLAVAEAVFQTRARAQALAAGVTMVDPTTCYLSYDTRLGRDVVIEPHVFIGPGVVIGDRVTVRAFCHIEGAAIGDDASIGPFARIRPGSELGNGVRIGNFVEIKNAQFGADAKANHLSYVGDSAVGNGANIGAGTITCNYDGVGKHRTEIGAGAFIGSNTALVAPVRIGAGAVIGAGSVISEDVEAEAVAATRAPIRQVAGGAPKLRERNAARAGAERPEKEK
- a CDS encoding RidA family protein gives rise to the protein MAKKTAIHNENAPDLRIMFNWGLKISDFSELFLIAGLGDHGPDMAIRNPGDPVAQTEAILAELKDYVERNGYGLNDVIRIEFTLSKEVDPALHQDIFGCFAAFFAEVDVKPAAGTLRVVDALALPGMLVEYEIWLAKQSAAPNRRRGGRHNLSSRCNNNGDRMHLSRIANTRFQCASRF
- the glmS gene encoding glutamine--fructose-6-phosphate transaminase (isomerizing); translated protein: MCGIIGILGNGPVAPLLVDGLRRLEYRGYDSAGIATLVNGSIERRRAEGKLANLAGLIEREPVAGTIGLGHTRWATHGAPNTENAHPHATDKVAVVHNGIIENFQTLRRRMEAAGRVFETETDSEVVAHLITESLESGATPEDSVSATLEELEGAFALAVIFAGRHDVMFCARRGCPLAIGYGDGEMYVGSDALALAPLTQRISYLEEGDWAVVSSNGARIIDARGDEIERPINRTALSGALIGKGNFRHFMQKEIHEQPAAVGDTLSSFINPVSRAVTLPALSHNLADVSRVMIVACGTSYHSAMVAKYWIEMIARVPVEIDIASEFRYREAILPENSLCLFISQSGETADTLAALRHAHARDIATLAIVNMPESSMAREAGSVLATHAGPEIGVASTKAFTTQLATLACFTIALARAREAIDTLEAGRLSGALTEIPSRLVEILNHDETIAELAQDVVEALDILYLGRGTSYPIALEGALKLKEISYIHAEGFAAGEMKHGPIALIDETVPVIVIAPSDALFEKTASNVQEVIARGGRVVLLSDRQGIDRIGDGPAATIELPAVDPFVAPVLYTIPVQLLAYHVAVLRGTDVDQPRNLAKSVTVE